From the genome of Flavobacterium ovatum, one region includes:
- a CDS encoding IS3 family transposase has product MFACNLFGVDRQVYYRRIKRKVIKESKAIQAVSLVMDIRKSMPRLGTKKSYLLLLDELKPMKIGRDKLFDILRANHLLIQPKRSYHITTNSHHRFRKHQNKILDLEINRPDQVWVSDITYIGKRDKPCYLSIVTDAYSKKIVGYYVANNMNTESSVIALKMAIQQRKNKEVPLIHHSDRGLQYCANDYQNILSKNGILPSMTQNSDPYENAVAERINGILKQEFMIDKYNLDLKIMKKIVKESVDIYNELRPHYSNYMLTPNQMHLQNQIKMRTYKTKNTCKKVLASV; this is encoded by the coding sequence ATGTTCGCCTGTAATTTGTTCGGGGTAGACAGACAGGTTTATTATCGTAGAATTAAAAGGAAAGTTATCAAAGAATCTAAAGCAATTCAAGCGGTTTCATTGGTTATGGATATAAGAAAATCAATGCCTAGATTAGGCACTAAGAAATCATATCTTTTGTTATTGGACGAGCTTAAACCAATGAAAATTGGTAGAGATAAATTATTTGATATACTCAGAGCTAATCACTTATTAATCCAACCAAAACGCAGTTATCACATTACAACTAATTCACATCATCGCTTTAGAAAACACCAAAATAAAATTCTAGATTTAGAAATAAATAGACCCGATCAGGTTTGGGTTTCTGATATAACATACATTGGGAAAAGAGATAAACCGTGTTATTTAAGTATCGTTACTGATGCTTATTCTAAAAAGATAGTGGGTTATTATGTTGCTAACAATATGAACACCGAAAGCAGTGTTATAGCCCTAAAGATGGCTATACAGCAAAGAAAAAACAAGGAAGTACCTTTGATTCATCATTCAGACAGAGGATTGCAATATTGTGCCAATGATTACCAAAACATCCTAAGTAAAAATGGAATATTGCCAAGTATGACACAGAACTCTGATCCATATGAAAATGCGGTCGCTGAAAGAATAAATGGAATTCTAAAACAGGAATTTATGATTGATAAATATAATCTAGATTTGAAAATTATGAAGAAAATCGTAAAAGAATCAGTTGATATATATAACGAATTACGACCACATTATTCTAATTATATGCTAACACCAAATCAAATGCACTTGCAGAATCAAATTAAAATGAGAACATATAAAACAAAAAACACTTGCAAAAAAGTTCTTGCAAGTGTTTAA
- the glmM gene encoding phosphoglucosamine mutase, whose translation MTLIKSISGIRGTIGGKVGDNLTPVDAVKFASAYGTWLKNYSGKEKLTVVVGRDARISGPMIHNLVVNTLIGLGIDVVDLGLSTTPTVEIAVPLEKADGGIILTASHNPKQWNALKLLNEKGEFLNGIEGEKILEIAEDEAFDFSDVDNLGTITINDAYMDIHIDEVLNLALVDIEAVKAAKFKVVVDGVNSSGGIIVPKLLELMGVEVVELYCDPTGEFPHNPEPLKEHLGDICELVVKEKADFGIVVDPDVDRLAFISEDGEMFGEEYTLVACADYVLSKTPGNTVSNMSSSRALRDVTNLHNGIYEASAVGEVNVVDLMKKNNAIIGGEGNGGIIYPESHYGRDSMVGIALFLTYLANKKMTVSALRASYPEYYMSKNKIELTPQIDVDAILVAMTDKYKNEDITTIDGVKIDFAEEWVHLRKSNTEPIIRIYTEAASQAKADVLALRIIDEIKVIAGI comes from the coding sequence ATGACATTAATCAAATCAATTTCAGGAATTCGTGGGACAATAGGAGGAAAAGTCGGGGATAACCTAACACCGGTTGACGCAGTGAAATTTGCTTCGGCTTATGGAACATGGCTAAAAAACTACTCAGGAAAAGAAAAATTAACTGTGGTTGTAGGTCGTGATGCTCGTATTTCTGGACCAATGATTCACAACTTAGTAGTGAATACCTTGATTGGATTAGGAATTGATGTTGTTGATTTAGGATTGTCAACGACACCAACTGTAGAAATTGCTGTACCACTAGAAAAAGCTGATGGCGGAATTATTCTTACTGCTTCTCACAATCCAAAACAATGGAATGCCTTAAAGTTATTGAACGAAAAAGGGGAGTTCTTGAATGGAATAGAAGGAGAGAAAATCCTTGAAATTGCCGAAGACGAAGCTTTTGATTTCTCAGATGTTGATAATTTGGGTACCATTACAATCAATGATGCTTATATGGATATTCATATCGATGAAGTCTTGAATTTAGCATTAGTAGATATAGAAGCAGTTAAAGCGGCAAAATTTAAAGTAGTTGTAGATGGAGTAAATTCATCTGGCGGAATTATTGTTCCTAAGTTATTGGAGTTAATGGGTGTCGAAGTAGTGGAATTGTATTGTGATCCGACTGGTGAATTTCCTCATAATCCAGAACCTTTAAAAGAACACTTAGGGGATATTTGTGAATTGGTTGTAAAAGAAAAAGCAGATTTCGGGATCGTAGTAGATCCAGATGTAGATCGTTTGGCTTTTATTTCTGAAGACGGAGAAATGTTTGGCGAAGAATATACTTTGGTAGCCTGTGCAGATTATGTTTTGAGTAAAACTCCTGGAAATACTGTGTCTAATATGTCGTCTTCACGTGCTTTGCGTGATGTGACCAATTTACACAACGGAATTTACGAAGCGAGTGCTGTAGGAGAGGTAAACGTAGTAGATTTAATGAAGAAAAACAACGCCATTATTGGTGGTGAAGGAAACGGTGGAATCATTTATCCTGAATCACATTACGGTCGTGATAGTATGGTCGGAATTGCTTTGTTCTTGACATATTTGGCAAACAAAAAAATGACCGTTTCGGCATTGAGAGCTTCGTATCCAGAATATTATATGAGTAAAAATAAAATTGAATTGACCCCTCAAATTGATGTAGATGCCATTTTGGTTGCTATGACTGACAAATATAAAAATGAAGACATCACAACTATTGATGGAGTTAAAATTGACTTTGCTGAAGAATGGGTGCATTTAAGAAAATCAAATACAGAACCAATCATTCGTATTTATACTGAAGCTGCTTCACAAGCAAAAGCAGATGTATTAGCACTTCGAATTATTGATGAAATCAAAGTAATTGCAGGAATTTAA
- a CDS encoding argininosuccinate synthase domain-containing protein, producing the protein MKKVVLAYSGGLDTSYCLKYLKNEKGYEVHTVLINTGGFDDQELNDIEERAYELGSAKHANLTIVDKYYDKAIKYLIYGNVLKNNTYPLSVSAERVFQAIEAIKYAKSIGATAIAHGSTGAGNDQIRFDLIFHTIAPEIEIITPIRDLKLSRQEEVDYLSQNGVHYSWEKAQYSINKGLWGTSVGGKETLTSHQSLPNEAYPSQLVKEGEEKVTLEFKHGEIVSINGKKDKPSNNIVTLEKLANAYAIGRDTHVGDTIIGIKGRVGFEAAAPLIIIKGHHLLEKHTLGKWQQYWKEQLGNWYGMLFHEGQFLDPVMRNIEAFLEDTQKNVNGKVFVTLRPYHFVLDGIESDNDLMTNSFGQYGEMNNAWTSDDAKGFIKILGNAQNIFSAVNNETYE; encoded by the coding sequence ATGAAAAAAGTAGTATTAGCTTATAGTGGAGGTCTTGATACCTCATATTGCCTTAAATATTTAAAGAACGAAAAGGGATACGAAGTTCATACAGTATTAATTAATACTGGTGGATTTGATGACCAAGAACTAAACGATATTGAAGAACGAGCGTATGAGTTAGGAAGTGCCAAACATGCTAACCTTACTATTGTAGATAAATATTACGACAAAGCCATCAAATATTTGATTTATGGTAATGTTCTAAAAAACAATACGTACCCATTATCTGTAAGTGCCGAAAGAGTTTTTCAAGCGATTGAAGCAATTAAATATGCAAAATCAATTGGTGCTACCGCTATCGCACACGGAAGCACAGGTGCAGGAAATGACCAAATTCGTTTTGACCTTATTTTCCATACCATCGCTCCAGAAATCGAAATCATCACTCCTATTCGTGACTTGAAATTATCAAGACAAGAAGAAGTGGACTATTTAAGCCAAAATGGGGTCCACTATTCTTGGGAGAAAGCACAGTATTCTATCAACAAAGGACTTTGGGGAACAAGTGTTGGAGGAAAAGAAACCTTAACTTCACACCAATCATTGCCAAACGAAGCTTATCCTTCACAATTGGTAAAAGAAGGTGAAGAAAAAGTAACGCTTGAATTCAAACATGGTGAGATAGTGTCTATCAACGGTAAAAAAGACAAACCTTCAAACAACATCGTAACTCTAGAGAAACTAGCAAACGCTTATGCAATTGGTAGGGATACTCACGTAGGAGATACGATTATCGGAATCAAAGGAAGAGTTGGTTTTGAAGCCGCTGCGCCACTTATCATCATCAAAGGACACCACTTACTAGAGAAACACACCCTAGGTAAATGGCAACAATACTGGAAAGAGCAACTAGGAAACTGGTACGGAATGCTTTTCCACGAAGGTCAATTTCTTGACCCTGTAATGCGTAATATCGAAGCATTCCTAGAAGACACTCAAAAGAATGTAAACGGAAAAGTATTCGTAACTTTGAGACCCTATCATTTTGTGTTGGACGGAATCGAGTCTGACAACGACTTGATGACTAACAGTTTTGGTCAATATGGCGAAATGAACAACGCTTGGACATCAGACGATGCCAAAGGGTTTATCAAAATTTTGGGTAACGCTCAAAACATATTTTCGGCTGTAAACAACGAAACTTACGAATAA
- the uvrA gene encoding excinuclease ABC subunit UvrA, protein MLDNNNTIEVIGARVHNLKNIDISIPREKLVVITGLSGSGKSSLAFDTIYAEGQRRYVETFSAYARQFLGGLERPDVDKIDGLSPVIAIEQKTTSKSPRSTVGTITEIYDFLRLLYARAADAYSYNSGEKMVSYSDEQIKDLIITDYNDKRINILAPVIKARKGHYGELFQQIAKQGFLKVRVNGDILDITPGMKLDRYKTHDIEIVVDRIAIDTTADTAKRVSESINTAMNHGENVLMVLEQDSQEVRYFSRNLMCPTSGISYQNPEPNLFSFNSPKGACDHCKGLGTVNEINILKILPNPKLSIKAGGFLPLGEYKSTWIFKQLEIIGERFGFKITDPIESISPEAMEMILNGGKEKFSVTSKDLGVTRDYKIEFEGIAHFIKNQHDESGSTTIKRWAKEYMDEIDCPVCDGSRLKKESQYFRINEKNITELVNMDISDLTVWFEDLASHLSKKQMAIAGEVLKEIKDRLYFLMNVGLDYLALSRSSKSLSGGEAQRIRLATQIGSQLVGVLYILDEPSIGLHQRDNGKLIHSLEQLRDIGNSVIVVEHDKDMMERADYVIDIGPKAGKFGGEIISIGTYQETLDSDTITAQYLNGKLKFDIPEKRREGNGKSLKLTGATGNNLKNVTIDLPLGKLICVTGVSGSGKSTLINETLYPILNAFYFNGVKKPQPYKKIEGLEHIDKVIAIDQSPIGRTPRSNPATYTEVFTEIRKLYTMTSESMIRGYKAGRFSFNVKGGRCETCQGSGVRTIEMNFLPDVYVECETCQGKRFNRETLEIRYKSKSISDVLNMTVDEAVPFFENIPKIYRKVKTIQDVGLGYITLGQQSTTLSGGEAQRIKLAGELSKKDTGNTFYILDEPTTGLHFEDIRVLMNVINTLVDKGNTILIIEHNMDVIKLADYIIDIGPEGGKGGGTLVAKGTPEEVAKNKKSYTAKFLKKELE, encoded by the coding sequence ATGCTAGACAACAACAATACCATTGAAGTTATAGGAGCCCGTGTTCATAACTTAAAAAATATAGATATTTCCATTCCTCGTGAAAAACTCGTAGTGATTACGGGACTTTCAGGCTCTGGAAAATCCTCCCTCGCTTTTGACACTATTTATGCCGAAGGGCAACGTCGTTATGTAGAAACTTTTTCTGCCTACGCTCGTCAGTTTCTTGGTGGATTAGAGCGTCCCGATGTCGATAAAATTGACGGACTTTCTCCCGTTATCGCCATCGAACAAAAAACAACTAGTAAAAGTCCACGCTCTACTGTGGGGACGATTACTGAGATTTATGACTTCTTGCGTTTGCTTTATGCACGTGCCGCAGATGCGTATAGTTACAACTCAGGTGAAAAGATGGTCAGTTATTCCGATGAGCAAATCAAAGATTTGATTATCACTGACTACAACGACAAACGCATCAACATTCTAGCACCGGTAATTAAAGCTAGAAAAGGACATTATGGCGAATTGTTTCAACAAATTGCCAAACAAGGTTTCTTGAAAGTACGTGTGAACGGGGATATTCTGGACATTACACCCGGAATGAAACTCGACCGTTACAAAACTCATGATATCGAAATCGTAGTCGATAGAATAGCAATCGACACCACAGCAGACACTGCCAAAAGAGTTAGCGAAAGCATCAACACCGCCATGAATCACGGTGAAAATGTATTGATGGTTTTGGAACAAGACAGTCAAGAAGTACGCTATTTTAGTCGAAACTTGATGTGTCCTACTTCTGGAATTTCGTATCAGAATCCAGAACCCAATCTATTTTCTTTTAATTCTCCAAAAGGAGCTTGTGACCATTGCAAAGGCTTGGGAACGGTTAACGAAATCAATATTCTTAAAATTCTTCCCAACCCAAAATTATCAATCAAAGCAGGTGGTTTTTTACCTTTGGGCGAATACAAGTCGACTTGGATTTTTAAACAATTGGAAATTATTGGAGAGCGTTTTGGCTTCAAAATCACCGACCCAATCGAATCAATTTCTCCCGAAGCCATGGAGATGATTCTCAACGGTGGTAAAGAAAAATTTAGTGTCACCTCCAAAGATTTGGGCGTTACTCGTGATTACAAAATCGAATTTGAAGGAATAGCTCATTTTATCAAAAACCAACATGACGAGAGCGGTTCTACGACTATCAAACGATGGGCAAAAGAATACATGGACGAAATTGATTGTCCCGTTTGCGATGGTTCTCGATTGAAAAAAGAATCTCAATACTTTAGAATAAACGAAAAAAATATCACCGAATTAGTCAATATGGATATATCCGACTTGACCGTTTGGTTTGAAGACCTAGCCTCTCATTTATCCAAAAAACAAATGGCGATAGCGGGCGAAGTCTTGAAAGAAATAAAAGACCGATTGTATTTCTTGATGAACGTAGGTCTAGATTATTTGGCGTTAAGCCGAAGCTCCAAATCGCTTTCTGGTGGAGAAGCACAACGCATCCGTTTGGCGACCCAAATTGGTTCGCAATTGGTGGGTGTATTATATATTTTGGACGAACCCAGTATTGGTTTGCACCAGCGTGACAATGGTAAACTGATTCACTCCCTAGAGCAATTACGTGATATTGGGAACTCAGTTATTGTCGTAGAACACGACAAAGACATGATGGAACGTGCCGATTATGTAATCGACATCGGTCCCAAAGCAGGGAAATTTGGTGGCGAAATCATCAGTATTGGTACCTACCAAGAAACTTTAGATTCAGATACCATAACCGCACAATATTTGAACGGAAAATTAAAATTTGATATTCCCGAAAAACGCCGTGAGGGAAACGGAAAATCACTAAAACTCACAGGAGCAACCGGTAACAACCTCAAAAATGTTACTATCGACTTGCCTTTGGGGAAATTAATATGTGTAACAGGCGTATCTGGTAGCGGAAAATCGACTTTGATCAACGAAACCCTCTACCCTATTTTGAACGCCTTTTATTTCAACGGTGTCAAAAAACCACAACCTTACAAAAAAATTGAAGGACTCGAACATATCGACAAAGTCATCGCCATCGACCAAAGTCCAATTGGGCGCACACCACGTTCCAATCCTGCGACTTATACAGAAGTGTTTACCGAGATTCGCAAGCTTTACACCATGACATCCGAGAGTATGATTCGTGGGTACAAAGCCGGTCGCTTTAGTTTCAACGTCAAAGGCGGTCGTTGTGAAACCTGTCAAGGCTCTGGTGTCCGCACCATCGAAATGAATTTTCTACCGGATGTTTACGTAGAATGTGAAACTTGTCAAGGCAAGCGTTTCAACCGTGAAACACTCGAAATTCGATACAAATCAAAATCAATTTCCGATGTCTTGAACATGACCGTTGACGAAGCCGTTCCGTTTTTTGAGAACATCCCAAAAATATACCGAAAAGTCAAAACCATTCAGGACGTAGGATTGGGTTATATCACCTTAGGGCAACAAAGTACGACCCTTTCTGGTGGCGAAGCACAACGTATTAAACTAGCAGGTGAACTCTCCAAAAAGGACACTGGAAACACCTTTTATATCCTTGACGAACCTACCACAGGACTGCATTTTGAGGACATTCGCGTCTTGATGAACGTCATCAACACCCTCGTTGACAAAGGCAACACCATCCTCATCATCGAGCACAACATGGACGTCATAAAACTAGCCGATTACATAATAGACATCGGTCCCGAAGGTGGAAAAGGCGGCGGAACCCTTGTCGCCAAAGGAACTCCCGAAGAAGTCGCTAAAAACAAAAAAAGCTATACAGCCAAGTTTTTAAAGAAGGAATTAGAATAA
- a CDS encoding acyl carrier protein phosphodiesterase, with product MNFLAHIYLSGNNDLIKIGNFMADGIRGKHFETYAVDIQKGIILHRAIDTFTDAHPVFRMSTKKLHERYHHYSGVIVDVFYDHFLAKNWKKYSDENLAEFIDHFYTSLEQNKEILTERTVALMPYMIKQNWLLSYQTVEGIREILTQMDSRTKNKSQMRFATEELVLFYDEFEQEFSTFFEDLKNHSKEKLMSL from the coding sequence ATGAATTTTTTAGCACACATCTACCTCTCCGGAAATAACGATTTAATTAAAATCGGCAATTTTATGGCCGATGGAATTAGAGGCAAACATTTTGAGACCTATGCAGTTGACATTCAAAAAGGAATCATTCTTCATAGAGCCATTGATACCTTTACTGATGCACATCCAGTTTTCCGAATGAGTACCAAAAAACTACACGAACGCTACCATCATTATTCGGGAGTGATTGTTGACGTATTCTATGATCATTTTTTAGCCAAAAACTGGAAAAAGTACTCAGATGAAAATTTAGCAGAATTTATTGACCATTTCTATACTTCTTTGGAACAAAATAAAGAAATCCTTACGGAACGAACAGTTGCCTTGATGCCATATATGATTAAACAGAACTGGTTATTGAGTTATCAAACCGTAGAAGGAATTCGAGAAATTTTGACGCAAATGGATTCCCGCACCAAAAACAAATCACAAATGCGATTCGCAACAGAAGAACTGGTTCTATTCTATGATGAATTCGAACAAGAATTTTCTACTTTTTTTGAAGACCTGAAAAATCATTCGAAAGAAAAATTAATGAGTTTATAA
- a CDS encoding chloride channel protein, producing the protein MFKRYISKLESIIELLQSILTEKQFIFLSSVLVGISSAFAVIVLKSFAHWVFKFATYVNGILKLSFINSILPIAGLILTVFVIKRLLGGSIEKGTSQILYSVAKKASIIPRKQMYAQIVTSSLTVGLGGSAGLESPIVVTGAAFGSNYAQNYKLSYKDRTLLIGCGVAAGIAAAFNAPIAGVLFAIEFLLVDVSISAFTPIMIAAATGALVSVIALNEEILLNIKHQPEFNYHNIPFYVLLGIITGFVSVFFTRNFQKTEHFFAHLRMNAYKKALLGASLLAVLIFVFPTLFGEGYESIRTLANNDASELLENTLFSSFRNNNWIVLLFVAATMMIKVFATAITLGSGGNGGNFAPSLFMGSYVGYVLSKAINLTGLTHLPIGNFTMVGMAGILSGLFHAPLTAIFLIAEITSGYSLMLPLMIVASISYAISKRFEKHSMDVKELAKKGHAFTNNKDHNVLSTLDIESLIQTDCLTVAPEDSLVKLVDLISHSNQTVFAVINKERELEGVVHFNDIREIIFNPYRVKYTLIKDIMKQPPSIIYTIDSMEVVMNKFEKCKRTHLPVIKNGKYYGYLYKSVALEAYRSKLKSMTIE; encoded by the coding sequence ATGTTCAAAAGGTATATTTCTAAATTAGAAAGTATAATTGAGTTATTACAATCAATATTAACTGAAAAACAATTTATTTTCCTTTCGAGTGTCTTAGTAGGTATTAGTTCCGCATTTGCCGTAATTGTCTTAAAATCTTTCGCACACTGGGTATTTAAATTTGCGACCTATGTTAACGGCATTTTAAAACTTAGTTTTATTAATAGTATTTTACCTATTGCTGGACTGATATTGACCGTTTTTGTGATCAAACGATTATTAGGTGGAAGCATCGAAAAAGGAACGTCTCAAATATTATATTCCGTTGCCAAAAAAGCGAGTATCATCCCTCGTAAACAAATGTATGCTCAAATAGTAACGAGTTCCTTAACAGTCGGTTTGGGTGGTTCTGCAGGATTAGAGAGTCCAATTGTAGTTACAGGTGCCGCTTTTGGTTCTAATTATGCTCAAAATTACAAATTAAGCTATAAAGACAGAACTTTACTGATTGGTTGCGGAGTAGCTGCCGGAATTGCTGCTGCCTTTAATGCGCCAATTGCTGGAGTGTTGTTTGCCATCGAATTTTTATTGGTAGATGTAAGCATCTCCGCTTTTACACCAATTATGATTGCAGCTGCCACTGGAGCTTTGGTATCGGTTATCGCGTTAAACGAAGAGATATTACTGAATATCAAGCACCAACCAGAATTTAACTACCACAACATTCCTTTTTACGTTTTACTCGGAATTATAACTGGTTTTGTTTCGGTCTTTTTTACTCGAAATTTTCAAAAAACAGAACACTTTTTTGCGCATTTAAGAATGAATGCTTACAAAAAAGCATTACTAGGAGCTTCTTTATTAGCGGTGTTGATATTTGTTTTCCCTACACTTTTTGGAGAAGGATATGAAAGCATACGAACATTGGCAAACAATGACGCTAGCGAATTATTAGAAAACACCTTGTTTAGCTCCTTTCGAAACAACAATTGGATCGTATTACTTTTTGTCGCGGCCACCATGATGATAAAAGTTTTTGCTACGGCAATCACTTTAGGTTCTGGCGGAAACGGTGGTAACTTCGCCCCCTCTTTGTTCATGGGTTCCTATGTTGGTTATGTGCTGTCCAAAGCCATTAACTTAACTGGATTGACCCATTTACCAATTGGTAACTTTACGATGGTCGGTATGGCAGGAATCCTTAGTGGTTTATTTCACGCTCCTCTGACTGCGATTTTCCTAATTGCAGAAATAACAAGCGGATACAGCTTGATGCTGCCCTTGATGATTGTAGCTTCAATCAGTTATGCTATTTCAAAACGATTCGAAAAACACTCTATGGATGTAAAAGAATTGGCTAAAAAAGGACATGCATTTACCAATAATAAAGACCACAATGTGCTATCAACTTTGGACATTGAATCTTTAATACAAACGGATTGTTTAACAGTTGCCCCAGAAGATAGTTTAGTTAAATTAGTCGATTTAATTTCACATTCTAACCAAACTGTTTTTGCAGTTATAAATAAAGAAAGAGAGCTCGAAGGAGTCGTTCACTTTAACGATATTCGTGAAATTATTTTTAATCCATATCGTGTAAAATATACTTTGATTAAAGATATAATGAAACAACCCCCATCTATAATCTACACTATAGATAGCATGGAAGTGGTGATGAATAAGTTTGAAAAATGCAAAAGGACACATTTACCAGTAATTAAAAACGGTAAATATTACGGTTATCTATACAAATCAGTAGCTCTGGAAGCTTACAGGTCAAAACTAAAATCGATGACGATCGAGTAA
- a CDS encoding GNAT family N-acetyltransferase — MNIDIVIAQDEHFKYAQEICDTIESSALLRGTGIAKRTPEYVQKKMANKDAVIALDNGKFAGFCYIESWQDSNYVAHSGLIVHPDYRNLGLAKKIKSKVFEYSLEKYPNAKVFGITTGLAVMKINSDLGYKPVPFSELTTDPSFWKGCQTCTNYEILKSKDNKLCLCTGMLYDPKEKPKDPPKHPFNVIVLDRLKAIKQALFLNKKDKKDKK; from the coding sequence ATGAATATTGATATCGTTATAGCACAGGATGAACATTTTAAATATGCGCAAGAAATTTGCGATACAATTGAATCGTCCGCATTATTAAGGGGTACCGGAATTGCAAAAAGAACTCCAGAGTACGTTCAAAAAAAAATGGCAAACAAAGATGCAGTTATCGCCTTAGATAATGGCAAATTTGCAGGTTTTTGCTATATCGAAAGTTGGCAAGACAGTAATTATGTGGCTCATTCCGGGCTGATAGTTCATCCCGATTATAGAAATTTAGGATTAGCAAAAAAAATCAAATCTAAAGTTTTTGAATATTCGTTAGAAAAATATCCAAACGCTAAAGTTTTTGGTATCACAACAGGATTGGCAGTAATGAAAATCAATTCGGACTTAGGTTACAAACCAGTTCCTTTTTCAGAGTTAACAACCGACCCAAGTTTTTGGAAAGGATGCCAGACTTGTACCAATTATGAGATTCTAAAAAGCAAAGACAATAAATTGTGTTTGTGTACTGGAATGTTATACGACCCAAAAGAAAAGCCAAAAGATCCGCCCAAACATCCTTTTAATGTAATTGTATTAGATCGATTGAAAGCTATCAAACAAGCCTTATTCTTGAATAAAAAAGATAAGAAAGATAAAAAATAA
- a CDS encoding lysophospholipid acyltransferase family protein: MQFLVYIIAYPLLWIISILPFRILYWFSDFVYLIVYYIIGYRKETVRYNLALTLPNLNTKERLLIEKKSYHHLCDMFLEMIKTMTISPKEMSKRFHVTNPEIFKHYEKENKSMMLLASHYASYEWLLTMNNQTTLKGIAVYKKVNNIYFDRLVRNIRTKFETELIVTRETITFIAKKQKENIACVYGLASDQSPKLDRIFHYYNFMGIEVPVHTGAEMIARKYNLGVEFIKVKKVKRGFYEATFIPIAKNAKETPEFQITHEYIHEVEKQILEAPEFYFWTHKRWKHQKTEIQVSSPK; encoded by the coding sequence ATGCAATTTTTGGTTTATATAATCGCTTATCCCTTACTCTGGATTATCTCCATTCTTCCTTTTCGAATATTATATTGGTTTTCTGATTTTGTATATCTCATCGTATATTACATCATTGGCTACCGAAAAGAAACGGTTCGATACAACCTTGCGCTGACCTTACCAAACCTAAATACAAAAGAACGCCTTTTGATAGAAAAAAAATCCTATCATCATTTATGTGATATGTTTCTTGAAATGATAAAAACAATGACTATTTCCCCAAAAGAAATGAGTAAAAGATTTCATGTTACAAATCCTGAAATTTTCAAACATTACGAAAAAGAAAATAAAAGTATGATGTTGCTAGCATCACACTATGCAAGTTACGAATGGTTATTAACCATGAATAATCAGACTACCTTGAAAGGAATCGCAGTATATAAAAAAGTGAACAACATCTATTTTGATCGTTTGGTTCGAAATATTAGAACTAAATTCGAGACCGAATTGATTGTAACTAGAGAAACCATTACATTCATTGCCAAAAAACAAAAAGAAAATATTGCTTGTGTATATGGACTTGCAAGTGATCAATCCCCTAAACTAGATCGAATATTTCATTATTATAATTTTATGGGTATTGAAGTTCCAGTACATACCGGAGCAGAAATGATTGCTAGAAAATATAATCTAGGAGTTGAATTTATAAAAGTAAAAAAAGTAAAAAGAGGTTTCTATGAAGCTACTTTTATTCCGATTGCAAAAAATGCGAAAGAAACTCCTGAATTTCAGATCACCCATGAGTATATTCACGAAGTAGAAAAGCAAATCCTTGAGGCTCCTGAATTTTACTTTTGGACACACAAACGCTGGAAACATCAAAAAACAGAAATTCAAGTGTCTAGTCCTAAATAA
- a CDS encoding DNA alkylation repair protein, producing the protein MRDIVPKFFSKKEREFHYCTSEILIEQLKNNYKPEGILLIKKRLTTHSGRNSVHIIYKPILGNYLLQFSNSISTIISDFSTDENRWLNRSAILFQLGYKSRTHFQLLKHICLQLKDSNEYFILKSIGWALREYAKTNPEAVKEFVFVNNLKPLSRKEALKKVSVA; encoded by the coding sequence GTGCGCGATATTGTACCCAAATTCTTTTCTAAAAAAGAAAGAGAATTTCATTATTGTACTAGTGAAATCCTGATAGAGCAACTTAAAAACAACTACAAACCAGAAGGTATCCTTTTAATAAAAAAAAGGTTAACCACACATTCTGGAAGGAACAGTGTCCATATCATTTACAAACCTATTTTAGGGAACTATTTGCTCCAATTCTCTAATAGCATCTCAACGATAATCAGCGATTTTTCTACCGATGAAAATAGATGGCTTAATAGATCCGCTATTTTATTTCAATTGGGTTATAAATCGAGAACTCACTTTCAATTGTTAAAGCATATTTGTTTACAACTTAAAGACTCCAATGAATATTTCATTCTAAAGTCGATTGGTTGGGCATTGCGAGAATATGCTAAAACTAATCCAGAGGCCGTTAAAGAATTCGTTTTCGTTAACAACTTAAAACCTTTAAGCAGAAAAGAAGCCCTCAAAAAAGTATCTGTTGCTTAA